In a single window of the Micromonospora inositola genome:
- a CDS encoding ROK family transcriptional regulator, producing MTAAKPSLELLRSLTDEHVLRELMQANRLTRADLAARSGLSKPTVGESVRRLTGAGLVVDTGERTPGGRGRGRVGSYYALADTVGTALAISIAPGGVVAERIDAHGDVLTRTRHDISRPARPEQVAAALRTAAAQAQEDAGGPSRLAVVSAADPVERATGRLIRLPDAPFLLGELDPVDVLAPQVAGPVTVDNDVNWAAQAERDTDPTNLSDFAYVFLGEGLGCAVVSDGEIRRGHAGVAGEIAHLITIGPHGQATRFIEVFAELDLRRAGTTAIDVDRLLQLANAREPSATAARHAVGHAISGVLAAIVALTDPRLVILGGPWGSHPAILDAITAAFTRMPRHVEVRGAQLTEEPSLTGARTDALNRLRSAIIAIPHRAPSSATRTSATGSLNEPTHGHV from the coding sequence GTGACCGCCGCCAAGCCCTCGCTGGAGCTGCTCCGCTCGCTGACCGACGAGCACGTGCTCCGGGAGTTGATGCAGGCCAACCGTCTGACCCGGGCCGACCTGGCGGCCCGCAGCGGCCTGTCCAAGCCCACCGTGGGCGAGAGCGTGCGCCGGCTCACCGGAGCGGGACTGGTGGTGGACACCGGGGAACGGACCCCCGGCGGGCGCGGCCGCGGTCGCGTCGGCTCGTACTACGCCCTCGCCGACACCGTCGGCACCGCCCTGGCCATCAGCATCGCTCCCGGCGGCGTCGTGGCCGAACGCATCGACGCCCACGGAGACGTCCTCACGCGGACCCGGCACGACATCAGCCGGCCGGCCCGACCGGAGCAGGTGGCGGCCGCACTGCGTACCGCCGCCGCACAGGCGCAGGAGGACGCCGGAGGACCGAGTCGGCTGGCGGTCGTCAGCGCCGCCGACCCGGTTGAGCGCGCCACCGGTCGACTGATCCGACTGCCCGACGCGCCGTTCCTACTCGGCGAACTCGACCCGGTCGACGTTCTGGCGCCACAGGTCGCCGGGCCGGTCACCGTCGACAATGACGTCAACTGGGCGGCACAGGCCGAACGCGACACCGATCCGACGAACCTGAGCGACTTCGCCTACGTCTTCCTCGGCGAAGGACTCGGGTGCGCGGTCGTCAGCGACGGCGAGATACGCCGCGGGCATGCCGGCGTCGCCGGCGAGATCGCGCACCTCATCACCATCGGCCCACACGGCCAGGCAACCCGCTTCATCGAAGTGTTCGCCGAACTCGACCTGCGCCGCGCCGGAACGACAGCCATCGACGTCGACCGCCTTCTCCAGCTCGCCAACGCTCGGGAACCCTCGGCGACGGCCGCTCGCCACGCGGTCGGGCACGCCATCAGTGGCGTCCTCGCCGCCATCGTCGCGCTCACCGACCCGCGGTTGGTCATCCTCGGCGGCCCCTGGGGAAGCCACCCGGCGATCCTCGACGCCATCACCGCAGCCTTCACCCGCATGCCCCGCCACGTCGAGGTTCGCGGGGCGCAGCTGACGGAGGAACCGTCGCTGACCGGCGCACGGACCGACGCGCTCAACCGCCTCCGCTCAGCCATCATCGCCATCCCCCACCGGGCACCTTCCTCAGCAACCCGCACTTCGGCAACCGGCTCTCTGAACGAGCCGACGCATGGCCACGTGTAA
- the prfH gene encoding peptide chain release factor H: MSIHLLMSAGRGPQECAWALAWLLRRLEADATRQNLETHRVQTVPGDRPGTYRSVLVQIAGAGADAFAASWSGTLCWRAPSPYRTDNGRKNWYVIAQPCQVDTPRTTFTEADVDIVACRTGGPGGQHRNKASTAVRATHRPSGIVVVVDTERQFSLNRRIAIQLLRQRIEHGDEEAGHAVATARWRIHDELVRGNPTRVERPEASGSNLPSPAP, from the coding sequence GTGAGCATCCATCTGCTCATGTCGGCCGGGCGCGGGCCGCAGGAGTGCGCCTGGGCGCTGGCCTGGCTGCTGCGCCGCCTGGAAGCCGACGCCACCCGGCAGAATCTGGAGACCCATCGGGTCCAGACCGTCCCCGGTGACCGGCCCGGCACCTACCGATCGGTCCTGGTCCAAATCGCTGGAGCCGGCGCCGACGCGTTTGCCGCCTCGTGGAGCGGAACCCTGTGCTGGCGGGCCCCCAGCCCCTACCGGACCGACAACGGCCGAAAGAACTGGTACGTCATCGCCCAACCGTGCCAGGTCGACACCCCGCGCACGACGTTCACGGAGGCGGATGTCGACATCGTGGCCTGCCGCACCGGCGGCCCCGGCGGTCAACATCGAAACAAGGCCAGCACGGCGGTACGGGCCACCCACCGTCCCTCGGGCATCGTCGTCGTGGTCGACACCGAGCGGCAGTTCAGCCTCAACCGCCGGATCGCCATACAGCTGCTGCGACAGCGCATCGAGCACGGCGACGAGGAGGCGGGGCACGCCGTCGCCACCGCCCGCTGGCGCATCCACGACGAGCTCGTACGCGGCAACCCCACCCGCGTCGAACGTCCGGAAGCGTCAGGATCGAACCTACCCTCGCCTGCGCCGTGA
- a CDS encoding RNA ligase RtcB family protein, with protein MCSATVTVFASPTSWIESDALAQCHQVAALDGMIHVAAMPDLHPGKGAPIGAAMASTVLYPFLVGSDIGCGIAVFPIKLKRAVPAKLAARFPDLDRALDPEQDVDDPAWAVVEGDIPAGHGEGLGTVGRGNHFVELARIETVFEPGHAIRLGLAAGDLVLIVHSGSRGLGERILRAHTEVHGAGPAPDAAAYLAMHDDAVRWGSLNRRLMAARVAHALGTEPTEPVVDQCHNLVEIRDGVYLHRKGAAPGDGRDVLIAGTRGTHSYLVSAHAGPDANHSVAHGAGRKMSRADALRRSRAKHTVEELRRTPVGSLVVCGDRQLLFEEAPTAYKRIEQVIADLVEHDLATPVATTVPLVTYKTPDLRSTPQRDRRDHRRKRGRP; from the coding sequence ATGTGTTCGGCGACCGTCACCGTGTTCGCCTCCCCGACCAGCTGGATCGAGTCCGATGCCCTCGCGCAGTGCCACCAGGTGGCCGCCCTCGACGGCATGATCCACGTCGCTGCCATGCCGGACCTGCACCCCGGTAAGGGCGCCCCCATCGGCGCCGCCATGGCGTCGACCGTGTTGTACCCGTTCCTGGTGGGCTCCGACATCGGTTGCGGCATCGCCGTGTTCCCCATCAAGCTCAAGCGCGCCGTACCTGCGAAGCTTGCCGCCCGGTTCCCCGACCTCGACCGCGCACTGGACCCCGAGCAGGATGTCGACGACCCGGCCTGGGCCGTCGTGGAGGGCGATATTCCCGCCGGTCATGGGGAGGGCCTCGGGACGGTCGGCCGGGGTAACCACTTCGTCGAGCTGGCGCGGATCGAGACCGTCTTCGAGCCGGGCCACGCGATCCGTCTCGGGCTCGCCGCCGGCGACCTCGTGCTCATCGTCCACAGCGGTTCCCGAGGACTGGGCGAGCGGATCCTGCGGGCCCACACCGAAGTCCACGGCGCGGGCCCCGCGCCTGATGCCGCCGCCTACCTGGCGATGCATGACGACGCCGTACGCTGGGGATCACTCAACCGGCGGCTGATGGCCGCCCGGGTCGCTCATGCCCTGGGGACCGAGCCCACCGAGCCGGTCGTCGACCAGTGCCACAACCTGGTCGAGATCCGCGACGGGGTCTACCTGCACCGCAAAGGGGCGGCGCCGGGTGACGGCCGCGACGTGCTGATCGCCGGTACGCGAGGCACCCATTCCTATCTCGTGTCCGCCCACGCCGGGCCGGATGCCAACCATTCAGTGGCGCACGGCGCCGGCCGCAAGATGTCCCGCGCCGACGCCCTGCGTCGGAGCCGGGCAAAGCACACGGTCGAGGAGCTACGCCGCACGCCGGTGGGGTCGCTGGTGGTGTGCGGCGATCGCCAGCTGCTGTTCGAGGAGGCACCAACGGCCTACAAACGCATCGAGCAGGTGATCGCCGACCTCGTCGAACACGACCTTGCCACGCCCGTGGCCACCACCGTCCCCCTGGTCACGTACAAGACGCCCGACCTCAGGTCCACGCCCCAACGGGACCGCCGGGACCACCGCCGCAAGCGAGGCCGGCCGTGA
- the tnpA gene encoding IS200/IS605 family transposase has product MTELENVRTGRHCVFVLHTHLVFVTKFRHTVFTDRHLVRLEEIMRAVCADFECELVEFNGESEHVHLLVNFPPKVAISKLVNSLKGVSSRRMRQEFPDLVRHYYRANRLWSASYFAGSVGGAPLTDLRQYIEQQNRPG; this is encoded by the coding sequence ATGACTGAGTTGGAGAATGTTCGTACCGGCAGACATTGCGTTTTCGTGCTGCACACCCACTTGGTCTTCGTCACGAAGTTCCGGCACACGGTGTTCACCGACCGGCACCTGGTCCGACTGGAAGAGATCATGCGGGCGGTGTGCGCCGACTTCGAGTGCGAACTGGTCGAGTTCAACGGCGAGAGCGAGCACGTGCACCTGCTGGTCAACTTCCCACCCAAGGTCGCCATATCAAAGCTGGTCAACAGCCTCAAGGGCGTGTCCTCGCGCCGAATGCGGCAGGAGTTCCCCGACCTGGTGCGCCACTACTACCGGGCCAACCGGCTCTGGTCGGCCTCGTACTTCGCCGGCTCCGTCGGCGGCGCCCCCTTGACCGACCTGCGCCAGTACATCGAGCAGCAGAACCGGCCGGGTTAG
- a CDS encoding RNA-guided endonuclease InsQ/TnpB family protein → MQLRYNYRVNPTPAQQEALARAFGCARVVFNDGLRARQQAHDAGGPYVSDGELSKRVITQAKQTSERAWLGEVSSVVLQQALADLNTAYRNFFASLSGKRKGRKVAPPRFRSRKDNRQAIRLTKNARFAVLDNGRLRLPKIGDVPVRWSRPLPAEPSSVTVIKDAAGRYFASFVVQTTDEPLPTVESEVGIDLGLTHFAVLSNGKRVAAPKFLRRAARKLRRLQQDLSRKQRGSANRKKAVVMVAKAHARVADTRRDWQHKLSTRIIRDNQAVYVEDLGVVGLGRTRLAKSVHDAGWDSFTAMLEYKAARLGRTFGRIDRFFPSTRMCSQCGRINDKLPLNTRAWNCPCGAAHDRDINAAMNVLAAGRADNSNDRGAQVRPPAMVAPRGEAAIHPDAACSTRSVEGISVL, encoded by the coding sequence GTGCAGCTTCGGTACAACTACCGCGTCAACCCGACGCCCGCCCAGCAGGAAGCGCTGGCGCGGGCGTTCGGGTGCGCGCGGGTGGTGTTCAATGACGGGCTGCGCGCACGGCAGCAGGCCCACGACGCGGGCGGGCCGTACGTCTCCGACGGGGAGTTGTCCAAGCGGGTCATCACCCAGGCCAAGCAGACGTCCGAGCGGGCGTGGCTGGGCGAGGTGTCGTCGGTGGTGCTCCAGCAGGCTCTCGCGGACCTGAACACCGCGTACCGCAACTTCTTCGCCTCGCTGTCGGGCAAGCGCAAGGGCCGCAAGGTCGCGCCGCCGCGGTTCCGGTCACGCAAGGACAACCGGCAGGCCATCCGGTTGACCAAGAACGCCCGGTTCGCGGTGCTGGACAACGGCCGGCTGCGCCTGCCGAAGATCGGCGACGTGCCGGTCCGCTGGTCCCGGCCCCTGCCGGCCGAGCCCAGCTCGGTGACGGTGATCAAGGATGCGGCGGGCCGGTACTTCGCCTCGTTCGTCGTGCAGACCACCGATGAGCCGCTGCCTACGGTCGAGTCCGAGGTGGGCATCGACCTGGGCCTGACGCACTTCGCCGTCCTTTCCAACGGCAAGAGGGTCGCGGCGCCGAAGTTCCTGCGCCGGGCGGCCCGCAAGCTGCGCCGGTTGCAGCAGGACCTGTCCCGCAAGCAGCGGGGCAGCGCGAATCGCAAGAAGGCCGTCGTCATGGTGGCGAAGGCGCACGCCCGGGTAGCCGACACCCGGCGGGACTGGCAGCACAAGCTCTCGACACGGATCATCCGCGACAACCAAGCGGTGTACGTCGAGGACCTGGGCGTCGTCGGTCTCGGCCGGACCCGGCTAGCCAAATCGGTGCACGACGCCGGATGGGACAGCTTCACCGCGATGCTGGAATACAAGGCCGCCCGGCTCGGGCGGACCTTCGGCCGGATCGACCGGTTCTTCCCATCGACCCGAATGTGCTCGCAGTGTGGACGCATCAACGACAAGCTGCCGTTGAATACCCGAGCGTGGAACTGCCCCTGCGGAGCAGCCCACGATCGGGACATCAACGCCGCCATGAACGTGTTGGCCGCCGGACGGGCGGACAACTCAAACGACCGTGGAGCGCAGGTAAGACCACCAGCAATGGTGGCACCGCGCGGCGAAGCGGCAATCCACCCGGACGCCGCGTGTTCCACACGCAGCGTGGAGGGAATCTCCGTCCTTTAG
- a CDS encoding FAD-dependent monooxygenase encodes MSAVEVLVVGAGPTGLAMAGQLAAFGVRARVVDRALDRVHESRALAIQPRTLEVLAGLGVTAELVASGNRAVRLCLHVRGRERSVPLYDLGLQDTAYPYLLFLSQADTERILGEHLAAAGLAVDRGVELVGLDRTADGAVATLRHSDGREEPVSARYVVGCDGAHSTVRHLAGIGFEGGAYPQTFVLADLEADGVEPGSAHGFLSERGMLFLFPLGHPTSWRLLAMRPPTDLTPPDAPVTLDEVQALADTYTAATVRLHDPVWMTNFRLHHRAANRYRSGPVFLAGDAAHIHSPAGAQGMNTGIQDAVNLGWKLAQALRGDPDPALLDTYDTERAPVGRMVLRFTDRAFTVATSSNPVVRFARARMAPALIPAVLAPRLVRAFAFRTVSQLGISYRHSPLSAEDPSAPRKGPRAGDRLPDASVPGGGASGTLHQLTAAPGWHLLLCGPPGAWPAAATASLDQYQLTIHQLTEPDATAAASTSASPALRRLGVTPGASGLFLVRPDGHIGYRAGGSDLAGLLAYMDRWVRS; translated from the coding sequence ATGAGCGCGGTCGAGGTGTTGGTGGTCGGGGCGGGGCCGACCGGGCTGGCGATGGCCGGGCAGTTGGCCGCCTTCGGCGTGCGGGCTCGGGTGGTCGACCGGGCGCTTGACCGCGTCCACGAGTCCCGGGCGCTGGCGATTCAGCCCCGCACCCTGGAGGTTCTCGCGGGTCTCGGCGTGACGGCCGAGTTGGTGGCCTCCGGCAACCGGGCGGTCCGCCTGTGCCTGCACGTGCGCGGCCGGGAGCGCAGTGTGCCCTTGTACGACCTGGGCCTGCAGGACACCGCGTACCCGTATCTGCTGTTCCTGTCTCAGGCGGACACCGAACGGATCCTGGGCGAGCATCTCGCCGCGGCGGGCCTTGCCGTCGACCGTGGTGTCGAGCTGGTCGGATTGGACCGTACCGCTGACGGCGCAGTGGCGACGCTGCGGCACTCCGACGGCCGCGAGGAGCCGGTGTCGGCCCGGTACGTGGTGGGCTGCGACGGCGCGCACAGCACGGTACGCCACCTTGCCGGGATCGGGTTCGAAGGCGGTGCGTATCCGCAGACGTTCGTGCTGGCCGACCTCGAGGCCGACGGCGTCGAGCCCGGGTCGGCGCACGGGTTCCTGTCCGAGCGGGGGATGCTGTTCCTCTTCCCCCTCGGCCACCCCACCAGCTGGCGGCTGCTGGCCATGCGGCCGCCCACCGACCTGACTCCGCCGGACGCACCGGTCACGCTCGACGAGGTGCAGGCCCTCGCCGACACCTACACCGCCGCGACCGTGCGACTGCATGACCCGGTGTGGATGACCAACTTCCGGCTGCACCACCGGGCTGCTAACCGTTACCGGTCCGGGCCGGTGTTCCTGGCCGGCGACGCCGCGCACATCCACAGTCCGGCCGGCGCGCAAGGCATGAACACCGGCATCCAGGACGCCGTCAACCTCGGGTGGAAGCTCGCCCAGGCCCTGCGGGGCGACCCCGATCCGGCGCTGCTGGACACCTACGACACGGAGCGGGCGCCGGTCGGCCGGATGGTGCTGCGCTTCACCGACCGGGCGTTCACCGTCGCGACCTCCTCCAACCCGGTAGTCCGTTTCGCCCGCGCGCGGATGGCCCCCGCCCTCATCCCCGCCGTGCTCGCACCCAGGCTCGTCCGGGCATTCGCCTTTCGCACCGTGTCGCAACTGGGCATCAGCTATCGGCACAGCCCGCTGTCGGCGGAGGACCCGAGCGCGCCCCGCAAGGGCCCCCGGGCCGGTGACCGGCTGCCCGACGCCTCCGTCCCGGGCGGCGGGGCGAGCGGCACGCTGCACCAGCTCACGGCCGCGCCCGGGTGGCACCTGCTGCTGTGCGGGCCACCCGGCGCCTGGCCGGCCGCCGCGACCGCGTCGCTGGATCAGTACCAGCTGACCATCCACCAGCTGACCGAACCCGACGCCACAGCAGCCGCGTCCACGTCCGCCTCTCCCGCGCTGCGCCGTCTCGGCGTCACCCCCGGCGCCAGCGGCCTCTTTCTGGTCCGCCCCGACGGGCACATCGGCTACCGGGCCGGCGGCAGCGACCTGGCCGGGCTGCTGGCCTACATGGACCGGTGGGTGCGTTCTTGA
- a CDS encoding low temperature requirement protein A: MTTGGSTELVRRPNGSPRATLLELLFDVVFVAALALTSMLIAERDSWAGVGPVVLMLMAVWWTWSVTSTTTDFYDPERRPIQAILMVTMLGAVVTAAALASDAHALIFATGYVTPHVWRGLVLVSVLHRHQRQAEERAARFLFWFLVSGVFWIVGALLPDAPRWTLWTVAVAIDYVAAAARYPTPWLGRVPVGQYEKTTEHLGERYQQFVILALGDIILVPTLEISTAEFTRARLAAFLAAFVAMLLLWQIYVLGAGAILRTFSGQLLRRATRLAPYTHLVMLAGVVCTAAGFDLVIERPTGDTPARWTVLLLGGPALFLLGRTLFTYRIIGVVPWHRVLWLLVLAAAAPWVGGWPPVLVTALLVLVLTGVVVGDAMGGRLTRPMLRGRPG; this comes from the coding sequence ATGACGACCGGAGGCAGCACCGAGCTGGTGCGCCGGCCGAACGGGTCGCCCCGGGCGACCCTGCTGGAGCTGCTCTTCGACGTCGTCTTCGTGGCCGCCCTGGCGCTGACCTCGATGTTGATCGCCGAGCGGGACTCGTGGGCCGGCGTCGGGCCGGTCGTCCTCATGCTGATGGCGGTCTGGTGGACCTGGTCGGTCACCTCGACCACCACCGACTTCTACGACCCCGAGCGGCGTCCGATCCAGGCCATCCTGATGGTGACCATGCTCGGTGCCGTGGTGACGGCGGCGGCGCTGGCCTCCGACGCCCACGCGCTGATCTTCGCCACCGGATACGTGACCCCGCACGTGTGGCGGGGTCTGGTGCTGGTCAGCGTGTTGCACCGGCACCAGCGTCAGGCCGAGGAGCGTGCGGCACGCTTCCTTTTCTGGTTCCTGGTCTCCGGCGTCTTCTGGATCGTCGGGGCGCTGCTGCCGGACGCGCCGCGATGGACGCTCTGGACCGTCGCGGTGGCGATCGACTACGTCGCGGCCGCGGCGCGCTACCCCACACCCTGGCTCGGCCGGGTACCGGTCGGGCAGTACGAGAAGACGACCGAGCACCTGGGCGAGCGGTACCAGCAGTTCGTCATCCTGGCGCTCGGCGACATCATCCTGGTACCGACCCTGGAGATCAGCACCGCGGAATTCACCCGCGCCCGGCTGGCCGCCTTCCTGGCCGCCTTCGTCGCCATGCTGCTGCTCTGGCAGATCTACGTCCTGGGGGCCGGCGCCATCCTGCGGACGTTCTCCGGGCAGTTGCTCCGGCGGGCGACCCGGCTGGCACCGTACACCCACCTGGTGATGCTGGCCGGCGTCGTCTGCACCGCCGCCGGTTTCGACCTGGTCATCGAGCGGCCCACCGGCGACACACCGGCGCGCTGGACCGTCCTGCTCCTCGGCGGGCCCGCGCTGTTCCTGCTCGGGCGAACCCTGTTCACCTACCGGATCATCGGCGTGGTCCCGTGGCACCGGGTGCTCTGGCTGCTGGTGCTGGCGGCGGCGGCACCGTGGGTGGGCGGCTGGCCCCCGGTGCTGGTCACCGCCCTCCTCGTGCTGGTGCTGACCGGGGTGGTGGTCGGGGACGCCATGGGCGGGCGGTTGACCCGGCCCATGCTGCGGGGGCGCCCCGGCTGA
- a CDS encoding Fur family transcriptional regulator: MLRGAALRVTRPRLAALTAVHAHPHADTVSIFGAVRRELPEVSHQAVYDVLRALTAAGLVRRIQPSGSVARYELRVGDNHHHVVCRSCGAIADVDCAVGEAPCLTASEDQGFSIDEAEVTYWGVCPECLAAPATS; encoded by the coding sequence ATGCTGCGCGGGGCCGCGCTCCGCGTGACCCGTCCGCGGCTGGCGGCACTGACCGCGGTGCACGCGCATCCGCACGCCGACACCGTCTCGATCTTCGGTGCCGTGCGTAGGGAGCTTCCCGAGGTGTCCCACCAGGCCGTGTACGACGTGCTGCGTGCGCTGACCGCCGCCGGGCTGGTGCGGCGCATCCAGCCGTCCGGCTCGGTGGCTCGTTACGAGTTGCGGGTCGGGGACAACCACCACCACGTCGTGTGCCGGTCGTGCGGTGCCATTGCCGACGTCGACTGCGCCGTCGGCGAGGCTCCCTGCCTGACCGCGTCCGAGGACCAGGGCTTCTCGATCGACGAGGCCGAGGTCACCTACTGGGGCGTGTGCCCCGAGTGTCTCGCGGCACCAGCAACCAGTTGA
- the katG gene encoding catalase/peroxidase HPI — translation MSDKKAATESVSESENPAIPSPAPKPTRRPRTNQDWWPNQLNLQVLHQHAPRATPMGADFDYAEELKTLKVEELKQDILDVMTTSQDWWPADYGHYGPLFIRMSWHAAGTYRIEDGRGGAGDGAQRFAPLNSWPDNANLDKARRLLWPVKQKYGRKISWADLLVFTGNVALESMGFKTFGFGFGREDIWEPEEIFWGPEDTWLGDERYSGDRELTGPFGAVQMGLIYVNPEGPNGTPDPLASARDIRETFRRMAMNDEETVALIAGGHTFGKTHGAGDPSLVGPEPEGCPVDHQGLGWKSTFGSGKGKDTITAGLEGAWTPTPITWDNSFFETLFGYEWELTESPAGAKQWKPKDGAGADAVPDAHDPSVRHAPMMATTDLALRVDPIYEQISRRFLENPDEFAESFAKAWYKLLHRDMGPASRYLGPWVPEPQLWQDPVPAVDHELIADEDIAALKAKLLASGLSISQLALTAWASAASFRGTDNRGGANGARIRLEPQKNWEVNDPAELATVLQTLQQIQQEFNNSQSGGKKVSLADLIVLGGCAAVEQAARNAGHDVTVPFAPGRTDASQEQTDVESFAVLEPKADGFRNYLRAGEKLSPETLLLDRANLLTLTAPEMTVLIGGMRALNANVGQARHGVFTDRPETLTNDFFANLLDIGTEWKAATSAENVFEGRDRATGEVKWTATAVDLLFGSNSQLRAIAEVYASDDAQEKFVQDFVAAWVKVMNLDRYDLA, via the coding sequence GTGTCTGACAAGAAGGCCGCGACTGAAAGCGTCAGCGAAAGCGAGAACCCAGCAATCCCCTCCCCGGCTCCCAAGCCGACCCGGCGGCCGAGGACCAACCAGGACTGGTGGCCGAATCAGCTGAACCTGCAGGTTCTCCACCAGCATGCGCCGCGAGCCACTCCGATGGGCGCGGACTTCGACTACGCCGAGGAGCTCAAGACCCTCAAGGTGGAGGAGCTCAAGCAGGACATCCTCGACGTGATGACGACGTCGCAGGACTGGTGGCCGGCCGACTACGGCCACTACGGGCCGCTCTTCATCAGGATGAGCTGGCACGCCGCCGGCACGTACCGCATCGAGGACGGCCGTGGCGGTGCCGGCGACGGGGCCCAGCGCTTCGCCCCCCTCAACAGTTGGCCCGACAACGCAAACCTCGACAAGGCCCGCCGGTTGCTCTGGCCCGTCAAGCAGAAATACGGCCGGAAGATCTCCTGGGCGGACCTCCTGGTCTTCACCGGCAACGTTGCGCTGGAGTCGATGGGCTTCAAGACCTTCGGCTTCGGCTTCGGGCGAGAGGACATCTGGGAGCCCGAGGAAATCTTCTGGGGGCCTGAGGACACGTGGCTCGGAGACGAGCGCTACAGCGGCGACAGGGAACTCACCGGTCCTTTCGGTGCTGTGCAGATGGGCCTCATCTACGTGAATCCGGAGGGTCCCAACGGCACCCCGGATCCGCTGGCGTCCGCCCGGGACATCCGGGAGACCTTCCGTCGCATGGCGATGAACGACGAGGAGACGGTCGCACTCATCGCCGGCGGCCACACGTTCGGCAAGACCCACGGTGCGGGCGACCCCAGCTTGGTCGGCCCCGAGCCCGAGGGCTGCCCCGTCGACCATCAGGGCCTTGGCTGGAAGAGCACCTTCGGCAGCGGCAAGGGCAAGGACACGATCACCGCCGGGCTCGAGGGGGCGTGGACGCCCACCCCGATCACGTGGGACAACAGCTTTTTCGAGACGCTGTTCGGCTACGAGTGGGAGCTGACCGAGAGCCCTGCCGGCGCGAAGCAGTGGAAGCCGAAGGACGGCGCCGGGGCGGACGCCGTGCCCGACGCGCACGACCCCTCGGTCAGGCACGCCCCGATGATGGCGACGACCGACCTCGCGCTGCGGGTCGACCCGATCTACGAGCAGATCTCGCGGCGTTTCCTAGAGAATCCGGACGAATTCGCGGAGTCGTTCGCAAAGGCGTGGTACAAGCTGTTGCACCGCGACATGGGACCCGCTTCGCGCTACCTCGGCCCGTGGGTTCCGGAGCCGCAACTGTGGCAGGACCCCGTCCCGGCGGTCGATCACGAGCTCATCGCGGACGAGGACATCGCTGCCCTCAAGGCCAAGCTCCTCGCGTCGGGACTGTCCATCTCGCAGCTCGCCTTGACCGCGTGGGCGTCGGCGGCGAGCTTCCGCGGCACCGACAACCGTGGCGGGGCCAACGGAGCGCGGATCCGCCTCGAACCGCAGAAGAACTGGGAGGTCAACGACCCGGCCGAGCTCGCCACGGTGCTGCAGACCCTGCAGCAGATCCAGCAGGAATTCAACAACTCACAGTCCGGTGGGAAGAAGGTCTCGCTTGCCGACCTGATCGTCCTCGGCGGATGCGCGGCCGTCGAGCAAGCGGCCAGGAACGCCGGGCATGACGTCACGGTCCCGTTCGCACCGGGGCGCACGGACGCCTCCCAGGAGCAGACCGACGTGGAGTCGTTCGCCGTGCTCGAACCGAAGGCAGACGGGTTCCGCAACTACCTGCGAGCCGGAGAGAAGTTGTCGCCGGAGACCCTGCTGCTGGACCGGGCCAACCTGTTGACGCTGACCGCTCCCGAGATGACGGTCCTGATCGGCGGCATGCGGGCCCTGAACGCCAACGTGGGGCAGGCACGACACGGCGTCTTCACCGACCGGCCCGAGACGTTGACGAACGACTTCTTCGCGAACCTGCTCGACATCGGCACGGAGTGGAAGGCAGCCACCTCGGCCGAGAACGTGTTCGAGGGGCGGGATCGCGCCACGGGCGAGGTCAAGTGGACCGCCACCGCCGTTGACCTCCTCTTCGGTTCGAACTCCCAGCTCCGAGCCATCGCAGAGGTCTACGCCAGTGACGACGCGCAGGAGAAGTTCGTCCAGGACTTCGTGGCGGCGTGGGTCAAGGTCATGAACCTGGACCGGTACGACCTCGCCTGA